One Dromiciops gliroides isolate mDroGli1 chromosome 3, mDroGli1.pri, whole genome shotgun sequence DNA segment encodes these proteins:
- the LOC122747857 gene encoding cytochrome P450 2B6-like isoform X2, with translation MVHSIFQGHGVVFANGDTWKTLRRFSLATLRDFGMGKRSIEERIQEEAQCLVEELRSSQGALLDPTFLYHSITANIICSIVFGERFSYHDDQFQMLLEKLNDTFALASSAWGQLFELFSGFLKFFPGPHRRAHNNLTLVNTYIAANVEKHKESLDPDAPRDFIDVYLLRMEKEKGVASTEFHYKNLILTVLSLFFAGTETTSTTLRYGCLLLLKYPWVAEKVQEEIDQVIGKDRPPELKDRAKMPYTDAVIHEVQRFSDLLPLSVPHCVTQDTSFRGYFIPKGTEVYPLLSTVLHDPRYFKKPDAFDPNHFLDAQGCLKKSEAFIPFSSGKRVCLGEGIARMELFLFFTTILQNFSLSSSMAPEDIDLTPRESGIGNVPPIYQLRFLPR, from the exons ATGGTTCATTCAATCTTTCAGGGGCATG GGGTTGTCTTTGCCAATGGTGATACATGGAAGACCTTGCGTCGATTCTCCCTGGCCACTCTTCGGGATTttggaatggggaagagaagCATTGAAGAACGGATTCAAGAGGAGGCCCAGTGCTTGGTTGAGGAGCTCCGGAGTTCCCAGG gagCCCTGCTGGACCCCACCTTCCTCTACCACTCCATTACGGCCAACATCATCTGCTCTATTGTGTTTGGTGAACGCTTCTCATATCATGATGACCAGTTCCAGATGCTGTTGGAAAAGCTCAATGATACATTTGCCCTTGCAAGCTCTGCCTGGGGCCAG CTGTTTGAGCTGTTCTCAGGTTTCCTGAAATTCTTTCCTGGTCCCCATCGGCGGGCCCACAACAATCTGACATTGGTCAATACCTACATTGCTGCCAACGTGGAGAAGCACAAAGAGAGCCTGGACCCTGATGCCCCCCGAGACTTCATTGATGTCTACCTGCTCCGTATGGAGAAG GAAAAGGGAGTTGCTAGCACTGAGTTCCACTACAAAAACCTCATCCTCACTGTCTTGTCACTGTTCTTTGCGGGCACTGAGACAACGAGCACCACCTTGCGTTATGGCTGCCTCCTGCTTCTCAAATACCCCTGGGTGGCAG AGAAAGTCCAGGAGGAGATTGACCAGGTCATTGGGAAGGACCGTCCTCCAGAACTCAAGGATCGAGCCAAAATGCCCTACACAGATGCTGTGATCCACGAGGTCCAGAGATTCAGTGACCTCCTCCCTCTGAGTGTGCCCCATTGTGTGACACAGGACACCTCCTTCAGGGGCTACTTCATTCCCAAG GGCACTGAAGTGTACCCTCTCCTGAGCACAGTGTTGCATGATCCCAGGTACTTTAAGAAACCTGATGCTTTTGACCCAAACCATTTCTTGGATGCTCAGGGATGTTTGAAGAAGAGTGAGgcctttattcccttctcttcag GGAAGCGAGTGTGCTTGGGAGAGGGCATTGCCCGGATGGagcttttcctcttcttcaccaCCATCCTGCAGAACTTTTCCCTGAGCTCCTCCATGGCTCCTGAAGACATTGACCTGACTCCCAGGGAGAGTGGAATTGGCAATGTGCCTCCCATCTACCAGCTTCGTTTCCTCCCCCGCTGA
- the LOC122747857 gene encoding cytochrome P450 2B6-like isoform X1 produces the protein MDAGWLLLLAAFLGLLLLLARGPADSRRGRLPPGPRPLPLLGNLLQMDRHGLLKSFLAFRDKYGDVFTIYLGSRPVVVLCGPEAVKEALVEKAEEFSGRGPVAMVHSIFQGHGVVFANGDTWKTLRRFSLATLRDFGMGKRSIEERIQEEAQCLVEELRSSQGALLDPTFLYHSITANIICSIVFGERFSYHDDQFQMLLEKLNDTFALASSAWGQLFELFSGFLKFFPGPHRRAHNNLTLVNTYIAANVEKHKESLDPDAPRDFIDVYLLRMEKEKGVASTEFHYKNLILTVLSLFFAGTETTSTTLRYGCLLLLKYPWVAEKVQEEIDQVIGKDRPPELKDRAKMPYTDAVIHEVQRFSDLLPLSVPHCVTQDTSFRGYFIPKGTEVYPLLSTVLHDPRYFKKPDAFDPNHFLDAQGCLKKSEAFIPFSSGKRVCLGEGIARMELFLFFTTILQNFSLSSSMAPEDIDLTPRESGIGNVPPIYQLRFLPR, from the exons ATGGATGCCGGGTGGCTTCTTCTTCTGGCCGCCTTCCTAGGGCTCCTGCTTCTCCTGGCACGGGGTCCCGCTGATTCCCGGAGAGGCCGCCTCCCCCCAGGGCCGCGACCCTTGCCTTTACTGGGCAACTTGCTGCAGATGGATCGTCATGGCCTCCTGAAATCCTTTCTGGCG TTTCGGGACAAGTACGGGGATGTGTTTACCATCTACCTGGGCTCCCGACCTGTGGTTGTGCTATGTGGGCCTGAGGCTGTGAAGGAGGCCCTGGTGGAGAAGGCTGAGGAGTTCAGTGGCCGAGGACCAGTTGCCATGGTTCATTCAATCTTTCAGGGGCATG GGGTTGTCTTTGCCAATGGTGATACATGGAAGACCTTGCGTCGATTCTCCCTGGCCACTCTTCGGGATTttggaatggggaagagaagCATTGAAGAACGGATTCAAGAGGAGGCCCAGTGCTTGGTTGAGGAGCTCCGGAGTTCCCAGG gagCCCTGCTGGACCCCACCTTCCTCTACCACTCCATTACGGCCAACATCATCTGCTCTATTGTGTTTGGTGAACGCTTCTCATATCATGATGACCAGTTCCAGATGCTGTTGGAAAAGCTCAATGATACATTTGCCCTTGCAAGCTCTGCCTGGGGCCAG CTGTTTGAGCTGTTCTCAGGTTTCCTGAAATTCTTTCCTGGTCCCCATCGGCGGGCCCACAACAATCTGACATTGGTCAATACCTACATTGCTGCCAACGTGGAGAAGCACAAAGAGAGCCTGGACCCTGATGCCCCCCGAGACTTCATTGATGTCTACCTGCTCCGTATGGAGAAG GAAAAGGGAGTTGCTAGCACTGAGTTCCACTACAAAAACCTCATCCTCACTGTCTTGTCACTGTTCTTTGCGGGCACTGAGACAACGAGCACCACCTTGCGTTATGGCTGCCTCCTGCTTCTCAAATACCCCTGGGTGGCAG AGAAAGTCCAGGAGGAGATTGACCAGGTCATTGGGAAGGACCGTCCTCCAGAACTCAAGGATCGAGCCAAAATGCCCTACACAGATGCTGTGATCCACGAGGTCCAGAGATTCAGTGACCTCCTCCCTCTGAGTGTGCCCCATTGTGTGACACAGGACACCTCCTTCAGGGGCTACTTCATTCCCAAG GGCACTGAAGTGTACCCTCTCCTGAGCACAGTGTTGCATGATCCCAGGTACTTTAAGAAACCTGATGCTTTTGACCCAAACCATTTCTTGGATGCTCAGGGATGTTTGAAGAAGAGTGAGgcctttattcccttctcttcag GGAAGCGAGTGTGCTTGGGAGAGGGCATTGCCCGGATGGagcttttcctcttcttcaccaCCATCCTGCAGAACTTTTCCCTGAGCTCCTCCATGGCTCCTGAAGACATTGACCTGACTCCCAGGGAGAGTGGAATTGGCAATGTGCCTCCCATCTACCAGCTTCGTTTCCTCCCCCGCTGA